CGCTGGCGCTGCGGTGAGGACTTGGGCAGACGATCGGCCTCCTGGAACCGCCAGTGGGCCATGTCCTGATGCTTGGCGGCCTCCACGCCCAGTTCCCATTGGCGGGTGCCAGGCCGGACGGCCGTATCGGCGCCGAGCAGCCCTTTGACCTTCTGTGTCAGGCGGCTGACCGGGCTGTTCTCCTGCCGGGCCTGTCTGGCGTACTGATCGTGGACGGCTGCGTCTTGCGGGGTGGCGTTCGGGCTGAGTTCAACTTTCGTTCGGCCTTCGGTATGTCCGGAGATGCGTCCAGGCGTTTCAGTCGGGAGCTCAGGATTCATGCGGGTGGGGACGGTGCCATGCGGGTTGCCGGTGACGTTGTTCACCCGGTCGCCTGCGGTGAGGCCCACGCGTTCCCCGGCGGCGTGGGCGCGGTTCTGGATCTGTCCGGCGCGGCCCGGCAGGCGGGTGGCGGCGGCGCCGACGCCGGTGCCGATGGCCATCATCATCAGCGTTTCGGGGTTGCTGAGGTTCTTCAGGGCGTCGCCGAGGGACGCGCCGTTCATGACGTCGCCCAGCACGTTGCCGCCCAGGTCGAAGGTGGTGCCGACCGCGAACGTCCCGGCTTTCTGCGTCAGGCCGCTGCCGAGCAGACCCGCTGCGCCCATCTTCCCGGCGATCAGGCCGCCCGCGCCGCCCAGGGCGCCCCCGACCGCGCCGATCAGGGCGGCCTTGCCGACCCCGTCAAAGAGGCTCTTCTGGAACCTGGCGTCCAGGCCGATGTTGTCGACGGCATTGTTCGCCATCTGGATGACGGCGCCGCTGGCCGCGCCGACCAGCGCGCCGCCCACAACCGCCCCGACCGCTCCGGCAGCGGCACCGGCGCCCAGCGCGCCGGCCATGGCGCCGACCGCGCCGATCACGGCGGGCCCGGCGACGACTGCCACGACGATGATCACGGCGATCATCAGGGCGATCTTCACCCAGCCCTTCCAGCGGGGTTGCACCTGCGCGGCGGCCTTCTCGGCGTTCTCGCGGATGGCGGCGTCCTCCTGCGGGAAGTTGCCGCGCAGCCCCTCGCGCAGTGGGGGGAGCGTGGCGCGCAGTTCCTCCGGCAGGCCCTTCAGGGCCTTGGCGTACAGGGTTTCCAGGCCGCGTTCCAGGGCGTCCAGGGTGCGGGTGGTCTGCTGCGCGTCCTGCTGCGTGCCGCGCGCGTGCGCCTGCGTGAGCGTGCGGAACGTGGTCAGGGCCTGCGTCAGGAGCCCCTGCGCGCCCTGGTCGAACCCGCCCGCCTGCGCGCCCGCCTGCGTGACCCCGGCGCGCGCCACGCCCCCCAGCGCCTGCCCGGCCTGCGCCGCGCCGCGACTGAGGGACGCGGTGACCTGCGTGGTGCCCTGCCGGGCGGCCAGCTGCGCGCGCCGCACGCCGCTCACGATGCCCGCCTGCGCGCGGTTGAGGGTCACGGCCAGTTCCTTCGGGTTCGGCGCCGGCGCGCGGCGTACCTGCGCGTCGAACGCATGCAACTGCCGCTCCAGGCTGCCCGCGAGGGCCGTGACGTTCCGCCCGATGGAGGTGGTCGCCTGCTTCGCCTGCGTGTTCAGTCCGGCGCGCTGCGCGGCCGCCTGCGCCGTGATGGCCGCCAGCTGCGCGCCCTGCACGCCGTCCAGCCCCCGCAGGGTCGAGGTCAGCTGGGCCTGCAGGGCGGCACTCAGGCCCGCGTAGGCCTGCGTGGCCTGCGCCCGCGCCTGCGTCTCCCGCACCGTGAGGCGGCGCGTGCTGGCCGTCAGGTGCTCACGCAGCAGCCGCTCGGTGTCCCGCAGGGCCAGGTCGATGTTCTTCAGGTCCTTTTCCAGCCCGCCGCCCGGGCCGGTCAGGTGCTGCGCTTCCTCCTGCGCCTGCTCGCGGAAGCCCGGTGCGTACGCCGCGCCCACGTCCCGCGCTGCGCCCGCGCGGGCCTTCCAGCGGTTGTCGGTCAGGGGCCCGTCCAGCAGGCTGTCGTCCTGCCCGGTCACGTGCGACTCGTACGCGGCGGCCTGCGCCTCGGCCCGCGACTGGGCTTCCGCACCGACCTCATCCCCGGCCGCCAGGTACATGGGTGTCACGCGCGCGTACTCGGCCTGCACGGCCTGCTTCTGAGTGGTCGCGTCCGTGCGCGCGGCCTGCAGGGACTGGTCGTACGATGCCTGCACGGCCTTCTGAGCCTGCTGCGTCGCCTGGGGCAGCGCGGCCAGGGCGGCCGCCCGCCGGGCGGTCAGGCCCGCGCGCGCGGCCGCAGCGCGACTCAGCACGCGCGCCTTCTGCGCCGCCACCCCGGCCCGCAGGACGCGCCCCTGCGCGCTGGCAGCGGCGCTGACCTGCGCCCCGGCCCGCGCGGCCTGGACCTGCACGGCCCGCGTGGCCTGCTGGCCCTGCGCGCGCACGGCCCTTACCTGCTGCGCGCCGCGCTTCACGAATCCCCGGGCCAGCGCGCTCGACGCGCGCCGCTGCGCCGCGAGTTTCTTCTGCACGTGCGCGTACGGCACGCCCGCCGCCCGCACCCGTTCCCGGCTGACCGGCAGCGCCGCGAACTGCGTGCCCTGCGGCACGCGCGCCTGGGTGGTCACGGCGCGCGGGGCGGGCAGGACGTTCAGCGCTGCGGTGGGGGCGACGCGCACCTCGCGCGGTGCGGGCCGCCTGGCCTCCGGCACCGAGACCTTCGGGACCGACACCTTCACGTCCGGACGTGGGGACGCGGGGGGCTTGAGCAGCCGGGTCGCCTGCTGCTGCGCCGCCGCGAACGCCTGCACGTGCCCGCCCAGCGCGCGGCCCGCACGGCGGTGGACCGTCCGGCGGGCCTGCACCGCCACCTGCGGCGGCCGCGCGGGCGGCAGCTTCGGCTCGGGCTTCGCCGATCCTGCCTGAGCCGCCCCCGGGGGGGCCTGCTTGCGTTCCTTGAACATGCCGATACTGTACCCGCCCAGCTGACCCGGCGTCTCGCTTTCGCTGCGATGCGGCGTCTCACAGCAGAATTCAGGAGTATTGAAGGTACTCTTCAAGACTCCTGAACGAGCGGAGCGAGCACCTGACGGCACCAGCGGTTGGAAGTGGAAGGGCGTGATGTTGGCCCTTCAATGGAACTGGAAACCGCTGTCAGGGCCAAACAGACCGGCCCCTGCGCATACTGGCGCGGGGGCCGGAGCACGAAGGGATTACTCGAACTGCGCGAGCACCTGTGTCAGACGTTCCCGCTGCGCGCCGAAGTCGGCTACGCGGCGTTTTTCTTCCTCAATGACTTCCGCGGGGGCGCGGGCGACGAAGCCCTCGTTGCTCAGTTTGCCCTGCGCCTGCTTGATCTGCTTGTCGAATTCCGCGAGGCGTTTCTTCTGCTTGCCGATCCAGTCGGCAATATCCACGGTGCCTTCCAGCGGCGCGCGGACGGTCACACCCTGCTCGACGAGGCTCAGGGTGCGGCCCTCCATATCGCCGGACAGGTTCACGCGGGCGATGCTCTCGACCACGCGGGCGTTCTCGTGCACGGTCGGGGCGAGGTCGCCCTCCACGGCAACGTTCAGGCGGTCCTGCGGGCTGAGGCCCAGTTCGCTCTTGAGGCTGCGGGCGGCGGCCACGGCGGCGCGCAGGGCGTCGAAGGCGCGGGTGGCGTCCGCGTCGTGCAGCGCCTCGTCCGCGGCGGGCCAGGTGTGCACGGCCAGCTGGCGGCGGTGGCCGAGCGCGCCGTACAGTTCGCTCGTCACGAACGGCATGAAGGGGTGCAGCAGCTTCAGGATGTGTTCCAGCGTGGCCTTCAGCGTCACCAGCGTGGACAGTTTCCCTTCCGCGAGGGCGGGTTTGGCGGCCTCGATGTACCAGTCGCAGAACTCGTCCCAGGTGAAGGTGTACAGCGTACGGATGGCCGCGCCGATGTCGAACGCGTCGAGCTGCGCGGTGGCCTCGGCGGTCACGGCGTTCAGGCGCGACAGGATCCAGCGGTCCGCCAGGGTCAGGTCCGCGCGGGCGCGCACGGCGGTCAGGGCGTCGCGGCTGCGCAGGATCTCGCCGACGCTGTCGTCCAGCGCGCCCTGCACGTAGCGGATCAGGGCCTCGTCCGCCTCGTGCCCGGTCGTCTGGAGGTTCGGGAGGGCCTCGCCGAGGCGCAGCATCGCGAAGCGCGCGGCGTTCCACAGTTTGTTCGCGAAGTTGCGGCCCTGCTCGAAGCGGCGCGGGTCGTGCTTGATGTCCTGCCCGCCGGTGGACAGGAAGCTGAACGCGAAGCGGCTGGCGTCCACGCCGTACTGGTCGAACAGTTCCAGCGGATCGATGCCGTTGCCCTTGCTCTTGGACATCTTCTGACCCTTCGCGTCGAGGTACAGGCCGTGCAACATCACCGTGCTGAAGGGGGCCTGACCGGTCAGGCCGTACCCGGCCATCTGCATGCGCGCCACCCAGAAGAACAGGATGTCGTACCCGGTCACGAGCACCTGCGTGGGGTAGAACTTGCGGAAGTCCTCACTGTCCGTGTCGGGCCAGCCCAGCGTGCTGAACGGCCAGAGATTGGAGCTGAACCACGTGTCGAACACATCAGGGTCGCGGCGCAGGTTCAGGTGCGCGTAACGGGGGTCCTGATCGCAGTCCAGGTCCGGGTTCTCGGGGTCCGGTACGTACAGGTTGCCCTGCTCGTCGTACCACGCGGGAATCTGGTGGCCCCACCACAGCTGACGGCTGATGTTCCAGTCGCGGATGTTCTCCAGCCAGTCGCGGTTCACCTTCGCGTACCGCTCGGGCACCAGCTGCATGTCGCCGCGCTCCAGCCCGGCCAGCACCTGTTCCGCGAAGGGTTTCATCTTCACGTACCACTGCTCGCTGATGATCGGCTCGACCGGCACCTTCGTGCGCTCGGATAGGCCGATGGCGGTGTCGTGGTCCTTCTCCTCCAGCAGGTCGCCGCCCTCGGTCAGGGCCTTCACGACCGCCTTGCGGGCCGCGAAGCGTTCCAGGCCCTGGAACTCGGCGGGCACCAGCCCGTCGCGGGTCAGGTTGCCGTGCAGGTCGATCACGCTGGGACGCGCCAGACCGTGGCGTTCACCGACCTCGAAGTCGGTCGGGTCGTGCGCGGGCGTGATCTTCAGCGCGCCCACCCCGAACTCCATCTCGACCGCCTCGTCCGCGATGATCGGCACATACCGGTCCGTCAGGGGAATGCGGGCCTCCTGCCCGACCAGATGCGCGAAACGCGGGTCCTGGGGGTGCACGGCGATCGCCTGATCCGCGAAGATCGTCTCGGGCCGCACGGTCGCGATGCGGATCTCGCCCGCCTCCCCGTTGCTGGCCGCCGCGTTCGGGTCACGCAGCTTGTACGACAGGGTGTACATCTTGCCCTTGCGGACCTCGCGGTCGATCTCCAGTTCCGACAGGGTCGTCTGGCTGGCCGGGTCCCAG
The Deinococcus sedimenti DNA segment above includes these coding regions:
- a CDS encoding AHH domain-containing protein, translating into MFKERKQAPPGAAQAGSAKPEPKLPPARPPQVAVQARRTVHRRAGRALGGHVQAFAAAQQQATRLLKPPASPRPDVKVSVPKVSVPEARRPAPREVRVAPTAALNVLPAPRAVTTQARVPQGTQFAALPVSRERVRAAGVPYAHVQKKLAAQRRASSALARGFVKRGAQQVRAVRAQGQQATRAVQVQAARAGAQVSAAASAQGRVLRAGVAAQKARVLSRAAAARAGLTARRAAALAALPQATQQAQKAVQASYDQSLQAARTDATTQKQAVQAEYARVTPMYLAAGDEVGAEAQSRAEAQAAAYESHVTGQDDSLLDGPLTDNRWKARAGAARDVGAAYAPGFREQAQEEAQHLTGPGGGLEKDLKNIDLALRDTERLLREHLTASTRRLTVRETQARAQATQAYAGLSAALQAQLTSTLRGLDGVQGAQLAAITAQAAAQRAGLNTQAKQATTSIGRNVTALAGSLERQLHAFDAQVRRAPAPNPKELAVTLNRAQAGIVSGVRRAQLAARQGTTQVTASLSRGAAQAGQALGGVARAGVTQAGAQAGGFDQGAQGLLTQALTTFRTLTQAHARGTQQDAQQTTRTLDALERGLETLYAKALKGLPEELRATLPPLREGLRGNFPQEDAAIRENAEKAAAQVQPRWKGWVKIALMIAVIIVVAVVAGPAVIGAVGAMAGALGAGAAAGAVGAVVGGALVGAASGAVIQMANNAVDNIGLDARFQKSLFDGVGKAALIGAVGGALGGAGGLIAGKMGAAGLLGSGLTQKAGTFAVGTTFDLGGNVLGDVMNGASLGDALKNLSNPETLMMMAIGTGVGAAATRLPGRAGQIQNRAHAAGERVGLTAGDRVNNVTGNPHGTVPTRMNPELPTETPGRISGHTEGRTKVELSPNATPQDAAVHDQYARQARQENSPVSRLTQKVKGLLGADTAVRPGTRQWELGVEAAKHQDMAHWRFQEADRLPKSSPQRQRLLQEAHDLQRLSQDYQQAAQRADGHTIIDDSVIEGRKKLYDNHAEIEGLLGKPFDASVLPDRYVTFEVEGGRKVIGRLNSDGTYDMKSAILLVRPDGTVQVNPSNRITYDYIQKYQLDPGARPDIDFGRDGHTLHHLIPDKVSTSNSLCVKAMELIQYSPDRMTNYHEMPMERLYRLLDGQEVGHWSHHNQYDAEVVIPALQTSQSTLVADFGPIQSWTPDHPRIAEIRAALQHEMTSIEAMLKQRIVDGNIPMTTENTAGKKGRIR
- a CDS encoding valine--tRNA ligase — encoded protein: MTDPYTPDQTSTPDQTPENDASTLAKQFDPKAVEPGWAAKWRNEPFRADATSGKEPFTIVIPPPNVTGNLHLGHALDNTLIDTLIRYKRMAGFEALYLPGMDHAGISTQVVVERQLREQGVSRHDLGRERFLDQVWEWKAESGGMILEQLSRLGVSADWTRERFTMDEGLSRAVRHQFVKLYHEGFAYRGERIVNWDPASQTTLSELEIDREVRKGKMYTLSYKLRDPNAAASNGEAGEIRIATVRPETIFADQAIAVHPQDPRFAHLVGQEARIPLTDRYVPIIADEAVEMEFGVGALKITPAHDPTDFEVGERHGLARPSVIDLHGNLTRDGLVPAEFQGLERFAARKAVVKALTEGGDLLEEKDHDTAIGLSERTKVPVEPIISEQWYVKMKPFAEQVLAGLERGDMQLVPERYAKVNRDWLENIRDWNISRQLWWGHQIPAWYDEQGNLYVPDPENPDLDCDQDPRYAHLNLRRDPDVFDTWFSSNLWPFSTLGWPDTDSEDFRKFYPTQVLVTGYDILFFWVARMQMAGYGLTGQAPFSTVMLHGLYLDAKGQKMSKSKGNGIDPLELFDQYGVDASRFAFSFLSTGGQDIKHDPRRFEQGRNFANKLWNAARFAMLRLGEALPNLQTTGHEADEALIRYVQGALDDSVGEILRSRDALTAVRARADLTLADRWILSRLNAVTAEATAQLDAFDIGAAIRTLYTFTWDEFCDWYIEAAKPALAEGKLSTLVTLKATLEHILKLLHPFMPFVTSELYGALGHRRQLAVHTWPAADEALHDADATRAFDALRAAVAAARSLKSELGLSPQDRLNVAVEGDLAPTVHENARVVESIARVNLSGDMEGRTLSLVEQGVTVRAPLEGTVDIADWIGKQKKRLAEFDKQIKQAQGKLSNEGFVARAPAEVIEEEKRRVADFGAQRERLTQVLAQFE